A single window of Sulfitobacter sp. JL08 DNA harbors:
- a CDS encoding nicotinate-nucleotide adenylyltransferase, translating to MNSEFPKAARGQSVGLLGGSFDPPHHGHVHITTEALKRFGLDRVWWLVTPGNPLKPQGPAPLSQRMQQARAMMQHPRVTVTDIEARLGTRYTAQTLATLRRHYPGVNFVWLMGADNLAQFHKWQDWRKIMMSVPVGVLARPGDRISARMSPAARLFAPYRISGRASHLLARSAPPALCFVNVPMVDMSSSALRAAQR from the coding sequence TTGAATTCGGAGTTTCCAAAAGCAGCGCGCGGCCAGAGTGTTGGCCTGTTGGGCGGGTCGTTTGATCCGCCGCATCACGGTCATGTCCACATCACAACCGAAGCGTTGAAACGCTTTGGACTGGATCGGGTATGGTGGCTGGTGACGCCGGGAAATCCACTTAAACCGCAGGGGCCGGCACCACTCTCGCAACGGATGCAGCAGGCGCGCGCGATGATGCAGCATCCCCGTGTGACAGTTACCGATATAGAGGCACGGCTGGGAACGCGGTACACGGCACAAACACTGGCAACGTTGCGCAGACACTATCCCGGGGTGAATTTTGTCTGGCTCATGGGCGCTGACAATCTGGCGCAGTTTCACAAATGGCAGGACTGGCGAAAAATCATGATGTCGGTCCCGGTCGGCGTACTGGCCCGCCCCGGTGACCGGATTTCGGCGCGGATGTCGCCCGCCGCCCGCCTTTTTGCGCCCTATCGCATTTCGGGGCGTGCATCGCATCTTCTGGCACGGTCCGCACCGCCGGCGTTGTGTTTTGTCAACGTTCCTATGGTCGATATGTCCTCAAGCGCACTGCGGGCGGCGCAACGCTGA
- the ygfZ gene encoding CAF17-like 4Fe-4S cluster assembly/insertion protein YgfZ: MPTRHILALTGLDTDHFLQGLTTNDVSDIDDRLVYTAILTPQGKYLADFFVTRQGDTVLVDVAASLGDMLEKRLNMYRLRAKVEIEKTGLNAQRGTGPAPTGALADPRHPDLGWRRYSTEEESDDGTDWDAIRVAHCIPETGIELGPDTFILEAGFEALHGVDFKKGCYVGQEVTARMKHKTELRKGLSRVSVSAPVPVGTEITAGGKPVGTLFTQSDGAGIAYLRFDRAQGEMQAGTARILRL, encoded by the coding sequence ATGCCGACGCGCCACATCCTTGCCCTGACAGGGCTCGACACCGATCACTTTCTTCAGGGGCTGACCACCAACGATGTGTCAGACATCGACGACCGGCTTGTCTATACCGCGATTCTGACGCCGCAAGGCAAATATCTGGCCGACTTTTTCGTGACCCGGCAGGGCGATACCGTTCTGGTCGATGTTGCGGCGTCCCTGGGCGACATGCTGGAAAAACGGCTGAACATGTACCGCTTGCGCGCCAAGGTCGAAATCGAAAAAACCGGCCTGAATGCGCAACGCGGCACCGGGCCTGCCCCAACCGGCGCCCTTGCAGACCCGCGTCACCCTGATCTGGGCTGGCGCCGCTATTCGACCGAAGAGGAATCAGATGATGGCACAGATTGGGATGCCATCCGCGTGGCGCATTGCATCCCCGAAACCGGTATCGAGCTGGGGCCGGACACCTTTATTCTCGAGGCCGGTTTTGAAGCGCTGCACGGCGTGGATTTCAAAAAGGGCTGTTACGTCGGTCAGGAAGTGACGGCGCGCATGAAACACAAAACCGAACTGCGCAAGGGGCTGTCCCGTGTCAGTGTAAGTGCACCGGTTCCGGTCGGCACCGAAATCACGGCAGGCGGCAAACCCGTTGGAACGCTGTTCACCCAATCAGATGGCGCCGGGATCGCATATCTTCGCTTTGACCGCGCACAGGGCGAAATGCAGGCAGGGACAGCGCGCATTCTGCGGCTTTGA
- a CDS encoding DMT family transporter yields the protein MGQAVFIMFVAMSLIPAGDTAAKLLIGQYGASPFFVAWSRFLIGALAILPFAPTATWALFANWRIWMRAMFLTVGITSIQFALRSEPIADVFAAFFIGPIFSYVLSVIFLREPVTWQRTALILLGFAGVLLVVRPGFGGSGGLAFAVLAGLCYGAFLTTSRWLSGLAAPVSLVFTQLAISATLLAPLGLLQFPQLGMPVASLTLASGLFSMLGNLLLLFAYRLAPATQLAPLVYFQLLAATALGWAVFSDLPDTLTWAGLVLVIGSGITSALLRR from the coding sequence ATGGGTCAGGCCGTTTTTATCATGTTTGTGGCAATGTCACTTATTCCGGCAGGGGATACAGCGGCCAAGCTGTTGATCGGCCAGTACGGGGCTTCACCGTTTTTTGTGGCATGGTCACGGTTCCTGATCGGGGCACTGGCCATCCTGCCCTTTGCGCCAACGGCCACATGGGCCCTGTTTGCGAACTGGCGCATCTGGATGCGGGCCATGTTTCTGACGGTTGGCATCACGTCGATCCAGTTTGCCTTGCGATCCGAACCGATTGCGGATGTGTTTGCCGCCTTCTTCATCGGCCCGATCTTCAGCTATGTTCTGTCGGTGATTTTCCTGCGGGAACCGGTCACGTGGCAGCGGACCGCTTTGATCCTTTTGGGCTTTGCCGGTGTTCTACTGGTGGTGCGCCCCGGGTTTGGCGGTTCCGGCGGTCTGGCGTTCGCGGTTCTTGCGGGCCTGTGCTACGGCGCGTTTCTGACCACATCGCGTTGGTTGTCGGGGCTGGCAGCACCTGTATCACTGGTGTTTACGCAACTGGCGATCAGTGCAACGCTTCTAGCCCCGCTGGGCCTGCTGCAATTCCCGCAGCTTGGAATGCCGGTCGCGTCACTGACCCTCGCGAGTGGTCTTTTTTCCATGCTCGGCAATCTATTGTTGCTGTTTGCCTATCGCTTGGCACCGGCAACGCAACTGGCGCCGCTGGTCTATTTTCAGTTGCTGGCGGCGACCGCACTGGGCTGGGCCGTGTTTTCGGACCTGCCCGATACGCTGACATGGGCCGGTCTGGTTCTGGTCATCGGGTCCGGGATCACATCGGCGCTGTTGCGCCGCTGA
- a CDS encoding TIGR04283 family arsenosugar biosynthesis glycosyltransferase translates to MRAPISVIIPTLDVEDVLPACLAGLMEGVQAGLIRELIVSDGGSKDATCALARSAGAEVITGAASRGAQLRRGCAQAQGDWLMVLHADTVLQAGWSDVAQAHLASEQAGYFKLRFDVRGPMAAWVAAWANLRSRLFDLPYGDQGLLIPRAMYDAAGGYPDQPLMEDVALARALSGRMQMLAAVAVTSAARYQAQGWLRRGARNLWTLLRYRLGADPAKLAAAYRR, encoded by the coding sequence GTGCGCGCCCCGATTTCTGTGATCATTCCGACACTGGATGTCGAAGATGTGCTTCCCGCGTGTCTGGCTGGCCTGATGGAAGGCGTGCAGGCTGGATTGATCCGCGAATTGATCGTGTCCGATGGCGGATCAAAAGATGCGACCTGTGCGCTGGCGCGCTCGGCCGGGGCCGAAGTGATCACAGGGGCAGCATCGCGCGGTGCGCAATTGCGCCGGGGCTGTGCGCAGGCGCAGGGCGACTGGTTGATGGTGTTACACGCCGATACGGTTTTGCAGGCCGGGTGGAGCGATGTGGCGCAGGCGCATCTGGCCAGCGAACAGGCGGGTTATTTCAAGCTGCGCTTTGATGTACGCGGCCCGATGGCGGCGTGGGTGGCGGCATGGGCAAATCTGCGGTCGCGTTTGTTTGATCTGCCCTACGGGGATCAGGGGTTGTTGATACCCCGCGCGATGTATGATGCCGCGGGCGGGTACCCCGACCAGCCGCTGATGGAAGACGTTGCGCTGGCGCGGGCCTTGTCCGGTCGAATGCAGATGCTGGCGGCAGTGGCCGTTACCAGTGCGGCCCGGTATCAGGCCCAAGGCTGGCTGCGGCGTGGCGCGCGCAATTTATGGACGCTGCTGCGCTATCGCCTTGGCGCAGACCCCGCAAAACTGGCCGCAGCCTATCGCCGTTAG
- the dacB gene encoding D-alanyl-D-alanine carboxypeptidase/D-alanyl-D-alanine endopeptidase: MKNTFTRRVFLGGLASGVATAVWAEAPAVSLRPQLRGAGFHKRTAPAAKALLDASGVRGEVGFLVADADSGLRLEGHNAATGIPPASVAKAITALYALDVLGPEHRFQTRLMTAGKIENGILQGDLVLAGGADPTLDTNALAEMAQGLKDSGVREVRGDFLVYDGALPFVSSIDPDQPDHVGYSPAVSGIALNFNRVHFEWRRGSNGYGVTMDARSDKYRPDVTVARMQVADRSTPIYTYATTGVQDQWTVAKGALGKGGARWLPVRKPALYAGDVFCTLARAHGVQLKAAVTVQDAPAGRVLVTHSSEPLTDILRDMLKYSTNLTAEMVGMATSAVRAGQITSLRASAREMNLWAQSSMGLTDIDLVDHSGLGGASSISAADMVQALAHPKSRQGLRPLLKTIGMRDSKGRIDKNHPIKVSAKTGTLNFVSGLAGYMTAQDGTELVFAIFAADEQTRNKIKRADRERPEGARPWNRRAKTLQQNLIERWGLVYGS, from the coding sequence ATGAAAAACACGTTTACCCGAAGGGTCTTTTTGGGCGGTTTGGCGTCCGGTGTGGCAACGGCGGTCTGGGCCGAAGCGCCTGCGGTTTCGTTGCGCCCACAATTGCGCGGCGCCGGGTTTCACAAACGCACCGCACCGGCGGCCAAGGCATTGCTGGACGCATCGGGCGTGCGCGGCGAGGTTGGATTTCTGGTGGCGGATGCCGACAGCGGATTGCGGCTGGAAGGGCACAACGCCGCAACAGGCATACCTCCCGCCAGCGTGGCCAAGGCGATCACAGCACTTTACGCGCTGGATGTTCTTGGGCCGGAACACCGGTTCCAAACCCGGCTTATGACGGCTGGCAAGATCGAAAACGGTATTTTGCAGGGCGATCTGGTGCTGGCAGGCGGCGCCGATCCGACGCTGGATACCAACGCGCTGGCGGAAATGGCGCAGGGCCTGAAAGACAGCGGCGTGCGCGAGGTGCGCGGTGATTTTCTGGTCTATGATGGCGCATTGCCTTTTGTCAGCAGCATTGACCCCGACCAGCCGGATCACGTGGGCTACAGCCCGGCCGTTTCTGGCATTGCGCTGAATTTCAACAGGGTTCATTTCGAATGGCGGCGCGGGTCGAACGGTTACGGCGTGACGATGGATGCCCGGTCCGACAAATACCGGCCCGATGTCACCGTGGCGCGGATGCAGGTCGCCGACAGATCAACCCCGATTTATACCTACGCCACGACAGGTGTGCAGGATCAGTGGACCGTTGCCAAAGGTGCCTTGGGCAAGGGCGGCGCGCGATGGTTGCCGGTGCGCAAGCCGGCGCTTTACGCGGGCGATGTGTTTTGCACGCTGGCGCGGGCGCACGGTGTGCAGTTGAAGGCGGCCGTCACGGTGCAGGACGCACCGGCAGGCCGTGTTCTTGTTACCCATTCCAGCGAACCGCTGACAGATATACTACGCGATATGCTGAAATATTCGACAAATCTGACGGCGGAGATGGTCGGCATGGCCACATCGGCGGTGCGCGCGGGGCAGATCACGTCGCTGCGGGCGTCGGCGCGGGAAATGAACCTGTGGGCGCAATCTTCCATGGGGCTGACCGACATAGATCTTGTAGATCATTCGGGCCTTGGCGGCGCATCCAGCATCTCCGCTGCCGATATGGTGCAGGCGCTGGCCCATCCCAAATCCCGGCAGGGATTGCGCCCCCTACTGAAAACGATCGGAATGCGCGACAGCAAGGGACGGATCGACAAAAACCATCCCATCAAGGTCAGCGCGAAAACCGGCACCCTGAATTTTGTTTCCGGATTGGCGGGCTACATGACGGCGCAGGACGGCACCGAACTGGTGTTTGCGATCTTTGCTGCCGATGAACAGACCCGCAACAAGATCAAGCGCGCAGATCGCGAACGCCCCGAAGGCGCACGCCCCTGGAACCGTCGCGCAAAGACGTTGCAGCAAAACCTGATCGAGCGTTGGGGGCTGGTCTACGGATCGTAA
- a CDS encoding ABC transporter ATP-binding protein — translation MSDPSYSSKHLLGWIWRDYLRKHWPILLVAVVFMFLEGSTLGAISYMLQPMFDQVFIGGNSGALWWVGVAILVIFSIRAIAGLVQKVLLTRVAQLTAADIRVDLLNHMMKQDGAFHQTHPPGYLIQRVQSDVNAVNDVWRAIITGAGRDVVALIVLMGVAISVDWKWAIMACIGTPLLIAPAALAQKYVRAQARQARDLGATLSTRLDEVFHGIVPIKLNALEAYQTRKYRDLTGRFIDTEVRAAFGSAAIPGMVDIMAGVGFLAVMVFGGSEIISGEKTVGQFMTFFTAMGLAFDPIRRLGAISGLWQVAAAAIERIKELIDSPLRLKSPARPVAAPTGTPGIKITKADLFYGDTQVLHSLSMTAEAGKTTALVGASGAGKSTIFNLLTRLVDPQNGDVLIGGVSVKSMKMQDLRSLFSVVSQEALLFDDSLRENILLGRTDVSDAHLKKVLDAAHVSDFLDKLPNGLDTHVGPRGSALSGGQRQRVVIARALLRDTPILLLDEATSALDAQSEAVVQAALDRLSDGRTTLVIAHRLSTVINADKIIVMDRGHVVDAGTHQELLSRGGIYADLYRLQYKDGKTVSEHSGATTLTVKSTETPKAQENWIGKLRQLFA, via the coding sequence ATGAGCGATCCGTCCTATTCGTCCAAGCACCTGTTGGGCTGGATCTGGCGCGATTATCTGCGCAAACACTGGCCGATTTTGTTGGTTGCCGTCGTGTTCATGTTTCTGGAAGGCTCCACCCTCGGGGCCATCAGCTACATGCTGCAACCAATGTTCGATCAGGTCTTTATTGGTGGAAATTCCGGCGCGTTGTGGTGGGTCGGAGTTGCCATTCTAGTGATTTTTTCGATCCGTGCGATCGCCGGTCTGGTGCAAAAGGTCCTGCTGACCCGCGTTGCACAACTGACCGCGGCGGATATCCGGGTTGATCTGTTGAACCACATGATGAAACAGGATGGCGCCTTTCACCAGACACACCCGCCCGGTTACCTGATCCAACGGGTGCAGTCAGACGTGAACGCCGTTAACGATGTGTGGCGCGCCATCATTACAGGGGCCGGGCGGGATGTGGTGGCACTGATCGTTCTGATGGGGGTTGCCATCAGCGTTGACTGGAAATGGGCCATCATGGCCTGTATCGGCACGCCCCTGCTGATCGCGCCTGCCGCTTTGGCCCAAAAATATGTACGCGCGCAGGCGCGACAGGCCCGTGATCTGGGCGCAACCCTGTCCACACGTCTGGACGAGGTGTTTCACGGTATCGTGCCGATCAAACTGAACGCATTGGAAGCCTATCAGACGCGGAAGTACCGTGATCTGACAGGGCGTTTTATCGATACCGAAGTGCGCGCCGCCTTTGGCAGCGCCGCAATTCCCGGCATGGTGGATATCATGGCCGGCGTCGGGTTTCTGGCCGTGATGGTCTTTGGCGGTTCCGAAATTATTTCCGGCGAAAAGACCGTGGGCCAGTTCATGACCTTTTTCACGGCCATGGGCCTTGCCTTTGATCCGATCCGCCGTCTGGGGGCCATCAGCGGGCTTTGGCAGGTTGCGGCGGCCGCGATCGAACGGATAAAGGAACTGATCGATTCACCGCTGCGCCTGAAATCACCGGCCCGTCCGGTGGCCGCCCCCACCGGCACACCGGGCATCAAAATAACCAAAGCTGATTTGTTCTATGGCGACACACAGGTGCTGCACAGCCTGTCGATGACAGCCGAAGCCGGCAAGACAACCGCCCTTGTCGGGGCATCAGGTGCCGGCAAGTCGACCATTTTCAATCTGCTGACACGGCTGGTCGATCCACAAAACGGCGATGTGCTGATCGGTGGTGTCTCTGTCAAATCGATGAAAATGCAGGACTTGCGCAGTCTGTTTTCCGTCGTCAGCCAAGAGGCGCTGCTATTTGACGACAGTTTGCGCGAAAACATCTTGCTGGGGCGCACCGATGTCAGCGACGCGCATCTGAAGAAAGTGCTTGATGCCGCTCATGTGTCCGATTTCCTGGACAAACTGCCCAATGGTCTGGACACCCATGTGGGCCCGCGCGGGTCTGCACTTTCGGGCGGACAACGACAGCGTGTCGTGATCGCCCGCGCCCTGTTGCGCGATACGCCGATACTGCTGCTGGACGAAGCAACCAGCGCGCTGGATGCCCAATCGGAAGCGGTGGTTCAAGCCGCGCTTGACCGGTTGTCGGACGGGCGGACCACTTTGGTGATCGCCCACCGGCTTAGTACCGTGATCAACGCGGACAAGATCATCGTGATGGATCGCGGGCACGTCGTGGATGCGGGAACCCACCAAGAACTGCTGTCGCGCGGGGGCATCTATGCCGATCTTTACCGCCTGCAATACAAAGATGGGAAAACCGTCAGCGAACACTCCGGAGCCACGACTCTGACGGTAAAAAGTACCGAAACGCCGAAAGCGCAGGAAAACTGGATTGGAAAGCTGCGGCAGTTGTTCGCCTGA